The DNA window GCAGCAACTATAGCTTCGACGAGAACGGCGAGGTCGTCGGCTTGGCGAATGTGGTCGTGGAGATTTTGCCGCCGCCGGACAGAACGGAAGATAACCTTGGGTACAATGTGCTTGGACCGGCGCCGTCCGAGTAGTGCGCGCCTGACGCTGGCGTTTATTGTCGATGGCTAGGTGAGTTAAGTTGCACAGGCTGCGCGAAGATTATGGCACGACTCTGGCGTACTCGCTGACCGTTGCCGCCGCTCTCTATGTCGTTTGGAAGATAACGCAGTCTCCGGAGCAGGCGCTACAGTTTACTTTCAACGGGCTGGCGGTCGGCGCGGTGTACGCCCTGATAGCGATCGGTTTCACGCTCGTCTATAGCACCGTGTGGTTCTTCGACCTGTACTACGGTGCGGCGGCGGCGCTTGGCGCATACGGCGTGTTCTATCTGCGCTCGTTCGACACGCTCGGCGGGCGGTATGAGGTCAACGAGCCGATACTCAATGCCGCATTCGCGCTCGTTACCGCGGGCGTGGCGGCGTGGACAATGCACGAAGCATTTGGCGCACGGCTGCGTCAGCGCGGAATGAGCCGCAATACCATCCGCGCGATAGGCGGCGTAGTAGGCGCGGCGGCGGGCATCTACATGTGGTTCGTCCTAACTTTCCCCGCGATGATGACCGCGCTGTTGAGTCCGGCGGTTGGCGTAATCGTGGCTGTTGTTGTGTGTTGGCTGCTGTATCGCGCATATCGATATGCGCTTGCCGATGCTAGTGCGATACCGGTCGTGATTCTTGGCGCGGTTATTGGCTGTGCGATTGGCGCATACATCGGGAGCCTGATATTGCAGATGGACGGCGCGGGGTTGTACCTGAGCTGGGCAGTGTCCTGCTTGCTTGCCGGCATAGTTGGGCTTGCGCTTTATCGCGGGCTGTATGTGTATATGCGTGAGCGCGCGCGGTCCCCTCTGGTGATGCTGGTGGCGTCGCTAGGCATACTGCTGGCGATGACCGCGTTCACCACGATTATCTTTCAGAGTGCGCCGCGCCCGCTGCCGGAGGCATTCGGCAGCGCGCCGTGGAATATCGCCGGCGCGAACCTTAAGGGCTTCAACGTATTTGCCGTCGGCGTGGCTATTGTCGGCTTTCTCGCGCTGCTGTTCGTGCTGAAGTGGACGACCTTCGGTAAGGCGGTCAGGGCAATTGGCGACGACGAAGAGGTGTCCAAGGTCGTCGGAATCAACACGACGGTGGTCATCGCGATTGTGTTCTTCGTGGGCGCGGTGTACGCTGCGCTGGGTGGCATACTCAGCGGCCACGACACCGCCATACAGCCACGAATGGGCTTATTGCTGCTGCTGAAAGGCTGGATCGCGTCCGTAGTCGGCGGCATCGGCAACCTGTACGGCGCGCTGCTCGGCGGCTTCGTGCTGGGAATGATCGAGCAGTTTGGCATCTGGGATCTCGCCGGCGAATGGAAAGACGCGATTTCGTTCGCGCTGCTAATCTTGTTCCTGTCGTTCTGGCCCAACGGAATCTTGCCGAGAAGGTAGCGCAATGCGAATCATATTGCAACCCATAGCGAACGGTCTGAAAGGCGTCCGCGCTCCACGCAATATATGGAAGGCTTGGCGGGGCAATATACAGCTCTGGGCAAATCTGTTTGTCATCGGCTGGGCAGTGGTGTTTATGCTGTGGCAGGGCGCCGGCTTCGCCGTCACGGTCGGCACTGTGTTCGCCATCTGGGCGATACTCGCCGTAAGCCTGAATCTTGTCGTCGGCTTCACCGGGCTGCTGTCCGTAGGACACATCGGCTTCTTCGGCATAGGCGCGTACTCGATGGCGGTGCTCAGCTCCAGCCCGGAATACGAGCAGCTGCGCACCGAGGCGCTCACGACGTTCGCGTGGCCCTTCTTTGCCGCGCTGCCGGTCAGTGTGCTGCTTTCGGGTGTGGTTGCGCTGGCGGTGGGCGTGGTGTTCAACCGCTTTCGTGATGACATTTATGTGCTGGTGTCGTTCGGCTTTGCAATCATCGCTTTCAATGTGTTCCTGAACGCGCGTGGTCTGACGCGCGGAGCGTTCGGCATACACGAGATTGCCAGGCCGCAGATTGGTAGTTGGACGCTTAATGGCGAATTACAGTTCATGCTGTTCGTTCTGGCATTCCTCGCAGTCGTGATGCTGATTGCTTGGTTTATCGTTACGTCGTCGTTCGGCAGGGTGCTCACCTCTATCCGCGAGGACGAAGATGCCATCGAAGTGTTCGGCTATCAGGCGACGCACTACAAGCTGGCGATATGGGTCATATCCGCAATGATTGCGGGGCTTGCGGGCGGGCTGTTTGCCAGCTGGACGAGTTTCATCGACCCGTTCTCGTTCATATTGCTGGAATCCATATTGCTGGTGTCCATCGTGATACTAGGCGGACTCGCCACCATTTGGGGATCCTTGCTCGGCGCAATGGCATTCGTGCTGCTTGAAGAAGGCATGCGCTTCTTGCCATTCTTGCCACCCGAGTACATCGGGCAGGCAAGGCAGGTGGTGCTGGGCATATTGTTGGTGCTGCTGATGTTGTTCAGACCGCAAGGGCTGGTCGGGAAGTACAAGCTATGAGCATTCACACAACAATTGGTGGGGAACACGCGCCGGACGACTTCGCGCTCGAGACGCGCGAAATCTCCAAGCACTTCGGCGCGGTTAAAGCGGTGGACGAACTGTCCATCTACATACCGCGACGCGGAATGACGAGCATCGTCGGTCCCAACGGGTCTGGCAAGTCCACGCTCATCAACCTGCTCAGCGGCGCACTGCCGCTAGACGGCGGAATGATCATCGTGGACGGGATAGGCTTGCGTGTGGTGAAGGCACACGAAACGCCCGAGCACGGCATCACGCGCACATTTCAGGAGGTGCGCCTGTTCGACCAGATTAGCGTCATGGACAACATAATGGTCGTGCTGACAGACCGCCGTGTATTCCCCTCGCTGTTTGAGCGCGCGAAGCAGTCGCACAGGGCGAAGGCGCAGAGCATCTTGGAAAGCGTAGGACTTTGGGACAAGCGCGATTCGCTGGCGATGGAACTATCCTATGGGCAGCGAAAGTTGCTGGAAATCGGCCGCGCGATGGCGCTCGATGTGCAAATCTACCTGTTCGACGAGCCGTTTGCCGGTCTGTTCCCGCAGATGCTAGAGCGCATCAAGGGCATCCTAAAGCAAGTGCGCGACGATGGCCGCACCGTGCTGTTCATATCGCACAACATGGACATCGTGCGCGAGCTGTCCGACCACCTAATCGTGTTAGACAGCGGGAGGCTGCTAGTCGAAGGCGAGGTGGACGAAGTGCTGACGCGCGAAGAGGTCATCGAGGCGTATCTGGGGACTTAAGCGAGGCGGAGCATTGTGCTGCACGCGCGATCGGATTCCGCGTGAATTGGTTGGATAATTGGCTAGGGAATGGCAGGGCAAGGCATGGAAGACGGCATGACAGACGGCGCAGAACTACTCAGGTTGGTTGACATATCCGTGCATTACGATGCGGTGGTCGCGCTGGATTGCGTATCGTTGGGGGTGCGCAAGGGCGAGGTGGTTGCGGTGATGGGGCCGAACGGCGCTGGCAAGTCCACCGTGCTCAAGGCGGTCATGGGGCTTGCCCCCGTCGTTGAAGGCGAGGTCTTCTTGCGGCAAATGCCATTGGAAGCGGCGACGCACGAGATTGTGAAACAGGGCATTTCGTTCGTGCCTCAGGGCAGGCGCGTCTTCACGCATTTGACCGTTGCGGAAAACTTGGAGATGGGCTGCCTGTACTTGAAGGATAGCGCAGAGAAGGCGCGCCGACTTGACTCCGTTATGGAGTTGTTTCCCATTCTGCACGAGAAGCGTGGCGACCTCGCGAGCCAAATATCAGGCGGTCAGCAGCAGATGCTCGCGCTTGGTAGAGGGCTGATGGCGGCGCCTGAACTGCTGCTGCTCGACGAACCGACGCTTGGGCTCGCGCCCATTGTCGTCGGCGAGGTATTTCAGAAGGTAGCGGAGATAAGCGACCGGCTCAGCACGACGATTCTGGTCGTGGAGCACAACATCAAGGGTGTGCTGGACATCGTGGACAAGGCGTATGTGCTGGACAAGGGGCGCGTCGTGCACTCTGGCACACCGCAGTCCATCCGAGAGACCGATATTCTGACACAGGTGTTTCTGGGCAGCTGAGCCGTCTATTCGTCCGGCGTCAGCACGTCGCGGGAGAGCGTCAGGCAGGTTATGTCGTCCGACTGCACCGTGCCATCCGCGAACGACGACACAGCGTTGAATATCTTCTCCACCGCATCCTGCGCGTTGATGGGCGGATGATCGACGAATGTCTGCATCAGCCGTTTGATACCGAATTGCTCGCCCTCGCTGTTCATCGCCTCAGTTACGCCGTCCGTGTAGCAGATGACGGTGTCGCCGGGGTTGAGCGTAACGCTGTTCTGCTCGAACTCAATGTCCGGCACGATGCCGAGCACCAGTCCGCTGGTCAGGTCCAGCAGTTCCGAGCTGCCATCCTCGTGCACGACTAGCGGCGCGTCGTGGCCACCGCTGGCGTAGGTGAACTGCCCGTTCTCAGGGTCGTACACTGCATAGAGCACGGTTACGAACATCTGCGGGTCGTTGTCTTCCGCGAGCATGGAGTTGACGATGCCCAGCACTTCGCCCGGGTCTCGCGCGCTGATGGCTGCGCCCTTCATCATCGTGCGGCTGGACATCATGAATAGCGCGGCAGGCACCCCCTTATCAGACACATCCGCGACCGACAACCCAACGCAACGGTCTTCAAGAAGCACCAAGTCGAAGAAGTCTCCGCCGACTTCCTTGGCGGGCTCCATGCTGCCGAAAATCCTGAAACCTTCATGCTTGGGGAACTCTGTAGGCAATATGGATTGCTGTATCTGATTGGCGACATCCAACTCGCTTTCCAGCGCCGTGAGCTTGTCGCGAGACGACATCGCTTCGCGCCATTCCTGCAGATTGCGCAGCGTGCGCTCTATCGTAACGCGCAGGTCGCCGAAGTCTATCGGCTTGGTAACGAAGTCGAACGCGCCGCGGTTCATCGCCGTGCGTATGTTGTTCATATCGCCATACGCGGACACGACGATGGCGCGAGTATTGGGGTTGACGTCCGGTATCTTTTCCAGAAGCGCAAGCCCGTCCATACCGGGCATATTGATGTCGGTGATGATCATGTCGATGTCGCTGATCTCGCTCAGCACATCGATCGCTTCGATGCCATTCCCCGCAAAGTGGAACTCGTACTTGCCGCGCCGAATGTCGCGGCGCATCCGCTGCATCACCAGCGGCCTCAGGTCTGGCTCATCATCCACAACCAGTATCTTTTTCGCCATTTCTTTCATCGGTGCTCCTAAGAAAGAAAATTCCACACGAATAATAGCAGAATTACACCTTCTAAATCATATCCATCGGGCGAGATTCCGCGTCGCGCGTCAATGTAAAAGTATTGCCTCTATGCTACCCATTTTATAAAGCATGTGCAATATGTCAGTGCATAAGAAACGACAATTCAGCAACCACTGTCCGGAATTAGACGCTCAACCCTATGGATGGCACAACATCCGTACCGGCATTATATAAGATGTACTGCGATTATTCTAGAATCTTCTTTGCCAGAGAGACGACTTGACAGATCCCCAATGTTGTCATTCCGGGTTGTTCTTGTCATTCCGAACGCAGTGAGGAATCTGAAACATGTCCCTGCGAAGGCAGGGATCGTTGCATGCAAACCTGTTTTCGACTCTAGATTTCTAGCTTCGCTCGAAATGGCAGGTACGAATTGCAAATGGCACGCATAAATTGCATTTGTGAAATCGTACTTTACTAATCAGAATGAAGCAGCGGCTAGTCACTTCCCCCGTTAATGGGGGAGGCTAGGACGTAGGTGATGGTTTGAAAGGAACTTACAGACAGAATACGCTAACCGGACTCCCTGTAATCTTGTGAAATCAGGCGCAATGTGTTAGGTTCTCTAACAGACATTTCTTCGTTCGAGGTAATGAGTATGTTCGACCATGATGTGCTAATAATCGGTGCAGGACTTGCGGGAATGCGCGCCGCACTTGCCGCCGTCGAGGCGGGCGCCGATGTCGCAGTCGTGACTAAGGTGCATCCCGTGCGCAGCCACTCAAACGCCGCGCAAGGCGGCATTAACGCCGCGCTCACCGACAGGGGCGACGACTGGCGCGAGCACGCCTTTGACACCATCAAAGGCAGCGACTATCTCGGCGACCAAGACGCTATATCCGTGATGTGCCGGGAGGCGGGCGACGAAGTCATCTCCATGGAGCACATGGGCGTCATATTCAACCGCGACGACGAGGGCAGGCTTGGCACGCGAGCATTCGGCGGGCAGCGCCAGGCGCGCACATTCTTCGTCTCGGACTTCACCGGGCAGGCGCTCTTGCATGTGCTGTATGAACAGGTGATGAAGGCGGGCGTCCGAATCTACGAAGAGTGGTTCTTGCTTTCGCTCATCGTGGAAGACGGCAATTGCGCCGGCGCAGTCATAATGGAAATTCGCAGCGGCGATATCCATGTGGTTCGCTCCAAGACGGTCATCATCGCTTCCGGCGGTCTTGGCCGCGTATTCGAGCCCAGCACCAACGCGCTCATCTGCACCGGCGACGGTATGTCCGCAGCGTACCGCGTTGGCGCATCGCTGATGGACATGGAGATGGTGCAGTACCATCCGACCACGCTAAAGGGCAGCGGCGTGCTAATCACCGAGGGCGCGCGCGGTGAAGGCGCATATCTGCTCAACTCCGAGGGGCAGCGCTTTATGGAGCGGTATGCCCCGAATATGATGGAACTCGCATCGCGCGATGTCGTTTCGCGCGCGGAGCAGACCGAAATCAACGAGGGCAGGGGCATCGACGGCTGCGTGCTGCTCGATGTACGGCATCTTGGCGAGGCGGTCATTAACGAGCGCCTGAGCCAGATCCGCGAGATTGGCAGGGACTTTGCTAATGTCGATTTGCTGCACGAGCCTATCCCCATTCGACCGGGCATGCACTACCAGATGGGCGGCATCAAGACCGATGTCGATGGTCAGACCGAAGTCGCCGGGTTGTACGCCGCGGGAGAGGCCGCATGCGTCAGCGTTCACGGCGGCAACCGGCTCGGCGCGAACTCGCTTCTGGACACCCTTGTGTTCGGCAGGCGCTCTGGCGAACACGCCGCGCAGTTGGCGAAGGCCAAGCAGCACAGCA is part of the Chloroflexota bacterium genome and encodes:
- a CDS encoding branched-chain amino acid ABC transporter permease, coding for MHRLREDYGTTLAYSLTVAAALYVVWKITQSPEQALQFTFNGLAVGAVYALIAIGFTLVYSTVWFFDLYYGAAAALGAYGVFYLRSFDTLGGRYEVNEPILNAAFALVTAGVAAWTMHEAFGARLRQRGMSRNTIRAIGGVVGAAAGIYMWFVLTFPAMMTALLSPAVGVIVAVVVCWLLYRAYRYALADASAIPVVILGAVIGCAIGAYIGSLILQMDGAGLYLSWAVSCLLAGIVGLALYRGLYVYMRERARSPLVMLVASLGILLAMTAFTTIIFQSAPRPLPEAFGSAPWNIAGANLKGFNVFAVGVAIVGFLALLFVLKWTTFGKAVRAIGDDEEVSKVVGINTTVVIAIVFFVGAVYAALGGILSGHDTAIQPRMGLLLLLKGWIASVVGGIGNLYGALLGGFVLGMIEQFGIWDLAGEWKDAISFALLILFLSFWPNGILPRR
- a CDS encoding branched-chain amino acid ABC transporter permease, with translation MRIILQPIANGLKGVRAPRNIWKAWRGNIQLWANLFVIGWAVVFMLWQGAGFAVTVGTVFAIWAILAVSLNLVVGFTGLLSVGHIGFFGIGAYSMAVLSSSPEYEQLRTEALTTFAWPFFAALPVSVLLSGVVALAVGVVFNRFRDDIYVLVSFGFAIIAFNVFLNARGLTRGAFGIHEIARPQIGSWTLNGELQFMLFVLAFLAVVMLIAWFIVTSSFGRVLTSIREDEDAIEVFGYQATHYKLAIWVISAMIAGLAGGLFASWTSFIDPFSFILLESILLVSIVILGGLATIWGSLLGAMAFVLLEEGMRFLPFLPPEYIGQARQVVLGILLVLLMLFRPQGLVGKYKL
- a CDS encoding ATP-binding cassette domain-containing protein — encoded protein: MSIHTTIGGEHAPDDFALETREISKHFGAVKAVDELSIYIPRRGMTSIVGPNGSGKSTLINLLSGALPLDGGMIIVDGIGLRVVKAHETPEHGITRTFQEVRLFDQISVMDNIMVVLTDRRVFPSLFERAKQSHRAKAQSILESVGLWDKRDSLAMELSYGQRKLLEIGRAMALDVQIYLFDEPFAGLFPQMLERIKGILKQVRDDGRTVLFISHNMDIVRELSDHLIVLDSGRLLVEGEVDEVLTREEVIEAYLGT
- a CDS encoding ABC transporter ATP-binding protein; its protein translation is MTDGAELLRLVDISVHYDAVVALDCVSLGVRKGEVVAVMGPNGAGKSTVLKAVMGLAPVVEGEVFLRQMPLEAATHEIVKQGISFVPQGRRVFTHLTVAENLEMGCLYLKDSAEKARRLDSVMELFPILHEKRGDLASQISGGQQQMLALGRGLMAAPELLLLDEPTLGLAPIVVGEVFQKVAEISDRLSTTILVVEHNIKGVLDIVDKAYVLDKGRVVHSGTPQSIRETDILTQVFLGS
- a CDS encoding SpoIIE family protein phosphatase, with protein sequence MKEMAKKILVVDDEPDLRPLVMQRMRRDIRRGKYEFHFAGNGIEAIDVLSEISDIDMIITDINMPGMDGLALLEKIPDVNPNTRAIVVSAYGDMNNIRTAMNRGAFDFVTKPIDFGDLRVTIERTLRNLQEWREAMSSRDKLTALESELDVANQIQQSILPTEFPKHEGFRIFGSMEPAKEVGGDFFDLVLLEDRCVGLSVADVSDKGVPAALFMMSSRTMMKGAAISARDPGEVLGIVNSMLAEDNDPQMFVTVLYAVYDPENGQFTYASGGHDAPLVVHEDGSSELLDLTSGLVLGIVPDIEFEQNSVTLNPGDTVICYTDGVTEAMNSEGEQFGIKRLMQTFVDHPPINAQDAVEKIFNAVSSFADGTVQSDDITCLTLSRDVLTPDE
- a CDS encoding FAD-binding protein, translating into MFDHDVLIIGAGLAGMRAALAAVEAGADVAVVTKVHPVRSHSNAAQGGINAALTDRGDDWREHAFDTIKGSDYLGDQDAISVMCREAGDEVISMEHMGVIFNRDDEGRLGTRAFGGQRQARTFFVSDFTGQALLHVLYEQVMKAGVRIYEEWFLLSLIVEDGNCAGAVIMEIRSGDIHVVRSKTVIIASGGLGRVFEPSTNALICTGDGMSAAYRVGASLMDMEMVQYHPTTLKGSGVLITEGARGEGAYLLNSEGQRFMERYAPNMMELASRDVVSRAEQTEINEGRGIDGCVLLDVRHLGEAVINERLSQIREIGRDFANVDLLHEPIPIRPGMHYQMGGIKTDVDGQTEVAGLYAAGEAACVSVHGGNRLGANSLLDTLVFGRRSGEHAAQLAKAKQHSTTVSDASADSDRVYIQRLLGNDSNGEMFGKIRREMGDVMNEHLAVYREQNGMETALGELRGLRERFNSVAVPDKSKTFNTNLLFTLELGFMVDCAEAIALSAIERKESRGAHTRTDAPDRDDENWLRHILVKHTEDGPQIDYMPVVITDWEPQVRSY